From a single Stackebrandtia endophytica genomic region:
- a CDS encoding sugar phosphate isomerase/epimerase family protein: MDGVAPPVLLSTSSVYPEPTAVAFELAAKLGYDGIEVMVWTDKVSQDAETLATLVQHYGVPVRSVHAPCLLMTQRVWSKDPWERLRRAAVMAERLAAPTVVIHPPFAWQRGYARNFAEGLQRLRQRFEGIAFAMENMYPIKMAKRGFAPYSPDWDPTNPGYDNYTLDLSHCAASNTDALDLADRMGDNLTHVHLGDGSGPGMDEHAVPGRGNQPCGELLSKLVEQGRDFSVAVEVSTRKAGHRAVREADLAESLEFARRHLV; this comes from the coding sequence ATGGATGGTGTTGCTCCACCCGTGCTCCTGTCGACCTCATCGGTCTACCCCGAGCCGACGGCGGTCGCCTTCGAGCTTGCCGCCAAACTCGGGTATGACGGGATCGAGGTGATGGTGTGGACCGACAAAGTCAGTCAGGATGCCGAGACCCTGGCCACCCTGGTGCAGCATTACGGTGTGCCGGTCCGGTCCGTCCACGCGCCCTGCCTGTTGATGACTCAACGGGTGTGGAGCAAAGACCCCTGGGAGAGACTACGCCGTGCCGCCGTGATGGCCGAACGCCTGGCCGCACCCACGGTCGTGATTCACCCGCCGTTCGCTTGGCAGCGCGGCTACGCCCGCAACTTCGCCGAGGGTCTCCAGCGACTGCGCCAACGGTTCGAGGGCATCGCCTTCGCCATGGAGAACATGTACCCCATCAAGATGGCCAAACGGGGGTTCGCGCCCTACTCACCCGACTGGGACCCCACCAACCCCGGCTACGACAACTACACGCTCGACCTGTCGCACTGCGCCGCCTCCAACACCGACGCGTTGGACCTGGCGGACCGGATGGGCGACAACCTCACCCACGTCCACCTGGGGGACGGTTCCGGTCCGGGCATGGACGAACACGCCGTGCCCGGACGCGGCAATCAACCCTGCGGGGAACTGCTGAGCAAACTGGTCGAGCAGGGTCGGGATTTCTCGGTCGCCGTGGAGGTGTCCACCCGCAAAGCCGGCCACCGTGCCGTCCGGGAGGCCGATCTGGCCGAGTCCCTGGAGTTCGCACGGCGACATCTGGTGTGA
- a CDS encoding four-carbon acid sugar kinase family protein, with the protein MATIGFLADDLTGAADVLAQSHARGLDAVLVLHPGRGLPAGADVVGVAGPARSLAGARLDATIREGLAPLAALAPSVLLYKVCSTFDSSATVGSIGRAIELLHETFPAHGPIPVVPAQPDFGRYTAFSQHFGRHRDRVYRIDRHPVMARHPATPMSESDLRLILAEQFGDHSVPEAIQLPDHDERFPARWEAARRRSGHAFVVDAVDDGHLDNVAAALFETARPSAGPAIVVGSGGVMAALARRVALGDVTPSPRRPVAGPTLAVSASASVTTSEQIGDAIERGWTQVAIGAGAWRDDTAFQAVLREVEEGLRAGRDVVAHTARGPDDPRLAASSDPVEIGRSMGRIAAAMTRLGLTRDIVVCGGDTSTHALLEADVSRLRVTAQFVTAGPICATDDESALAGCRVLLKGGQVGPVDVLHRFATDTPALPSGKDQ; encoded by the coding sequence ATGGCGACCATCGGTTTCCTCGCCGACGACCTCACCGGTGCCGCCGACGTCCTGGCACAGTCACACGCACGCGGACTGGACGCGGTCCTGGTGCTGCATCCCGGCCGTGGCCTACCCGCCGGAGCCGACGTCGTCGGGGTGGCGGGGCCGGCACGTTCGTTGGCCGGGGCGCGGCTCGACGCCACGATCAGGGAGGGCCTGGCACCGCTGGCGGCCCTGGCCCCCTCGGTGTTGCTCTACAAAGTATGTTCCACTTTCGACTCTTCGGCGACGGTGGGAAGCATCGGACGGGCCATCGAACTGTTGCACGAGACGTTTCCCGCCCACGGGCCGATCCCGGTGGTTCCGGCGCAACCGGACTTCGGTCGTTACACCGCGTTCAGCCAGCACTTCGGCCGCCACCGCGATCGGGTGTACCGCATCGACCGGCACCCGGTCATGGCGAGGCACCCGGCGACGCCGATGTCCGAATCGGACCTGCGTCTCATCCTCGCCGAACAGTTCGGCGATCACTCGGTTCCCGAGGCGATTCAGCTTCCCGACCACGACGAACGGTTCCCGGCGCGTTGGGAGGCCGCCCGACGCCGATCCGGTCACGCCTTCGTCGTCGACGCCGTCGACGACGGTCATCTCGACAACGTCGCGGCCGCCCTGTTCGAGACGGCCCGTCCCAGCGCCGGGCCGGCGATCGTGGTCGGCTCCGGCGGTGTGATGGCCGCATTGGCGCGGCGGGTGGCCCTCGGCGACGTCACCCCGTCGCCTCGACGCCCCGTCGCCGGTCCCACCTTGGCTGTCAGCGCCTCGGCGTCGGTGACCACATCGGAACAGATCGGTGATGCGATCGAACGCGGCTGGACCCAGGTCGCCATCGGCGCCGGAGCCTGGCGCGACGACACGGCATTCCAGGCGGTACTGCGCGAGGTCGAGGAGGGTCTACGCGCCGGACGGGACGTCGTGGCGCACACCGCCCGTGGTCCCGATGATCCGCGGCTGGCGGCATCCTCGGATCCCGTCGAGATCGGACGGTCCATGGGCCGGATCGCCGCCGCGATGACTCGGCTCGGCCTCACCAGGGACATCGTCGTCTGCGGCGGTGACACCTCGACCCACGCCCTACTGGAGGCCGACGTCAGTCGCCTGCGGGTCACCGCCCAGTTCGTCACCGCCGGGCCGATCTGCGCCACCGACGACGAGTCGGCATTGGCCGGCTGCCGTGTCCTCCTCAAAGGAGGTCAAGTCGGTCCCGTCGACGTCCTCCACCGATTCGCCACCGACACCCCCGCTCTCCCCTCCGGAAAGGACCAGTGA
- a CDS encoding helix-turn-helix domain-containing protein yields the protein MPNPGSESRDSPSLHRRRLGAVLRSFRERSLISREVAGQELDCSESKISRIENGDVRVHQRDLYALLDLYNVTDNKVRTELRELAAQGGKRGGWWTKYNNEVTGSFRRFMELETVATAIRRVSVTAIPGILQTQDYARRVISATAPHYTDEAIARQLALRAERQRRLFEPSPPDNWIILDEAVLHREVGGRRIMTAQLKRLLDAAEQPGIRMQLLPFSLGAHQAMPGSFAIMRFLPPDPDVVYSEGFTGEVMLDDPAELRSCFLVFDRLVSEALSPERTKNYIAEVLRDHY from the coding sequence ATGCCCAACCCCGGATCCGAATCCCGTGACAGCCCATCCCTGCACCGTCGTCGTCTCGGCGCGGTCCTGCGCAGTTTTCGGGAACGATCGCTTATCTCACGCGAGGTCGCCGGCCAAGAGCTGGACTGTTCCGAATCCAAGATCTCTCGCATCGAGAACGGTGACGTCCGCGTCCATCAGCGTGACCTCTACGCGCTGCTGGACCTGTACAACGTCACCGATAACAAGGTGCGCACCGAGTTGCGGGAACTGGCCGCGCAGGGTGGCAAGCGCGGTGGGTGGTGGACGAAGTACAACAACGAGGTCACCGGCAGCTTCCGCCGGTTCATGGAGTTGGAGACCGTCGCCACCGCCATTCGCCGGGTGTCGGTGACCGCGATACCCGGAATCCTGCAGACTCAGGATTACGCCAGACGGGTGATATCCGCGACTGCTCCACATTACACAGACGAGGCGATCGCACGGCAATTGGCGCTTCGCGCCGAGCGTCAGCGTCGACTTTTCGAGCCCAGTCCGCCGGACAATTGGATCATCCTCGACGAGGCTGTTCTGCACCGTGAAGTGGGCGGACGTCGAATTATGACCGCTCAGCTGAAGCGATTGCTGGACGCCGCGGAGCAGCCCGGCATCCGGATGCAGTTGCTCCCATTCAGCTTGGGAGCCCATCAGGCGATGCCCGGCTCGTTCGCGATCATGCGTTTCCTCCCACCGGATCCCGACGTTGTATACAGCGAGGGGTTCACCGGAGAGGTGATGTTGGACGATCCGGCTGAGTTGCGATCGTGCTTCCTGGTATTCGATCGCCTGGTTTCAGAAGCGCTTAGTCCGGAGAGGACGAAAAACTACATCGCGGAGGTGCTCCGAGATCATTACTGA
- a CDS encoding DeoR/GlpR family DNA-binding transcription regulator yields MSTDSQPTAEDGGRRHTRAARHEAIIEHLSANDRIDVTQLAERFDVTEMTIRRDLAALDSQGRVTRVHGGALPPKPIGYETRATINSEAKAAIAVGVSRLITDGETVGLDMGTTCHAIAAELAKRDGLTIVTYSMHVAMAFRHSGSRAIVLGGEMTDELTLVNGGLVQLADNLVLDSLVVSCAGVSPRFGVSYFDAAEVEVRRVMAARADRLILAADAGKWGRHSTFSLGPLSMFSAAVTDAVVPEELREAGGPDLDLVVVG; encoded by the coding sequence ATGTCGACGGATTCGCAGCCGACCGCCGAGGACGGGGGGCGGCGCCACACCCGGGCCGCCCGCCACGAGGCGATCATCGAGCACCTCAGTGCCAACGACCGCATCGACGTCACCCAGCTGGCCGAACGCTTCGATGTCACCGAGATGACGATCCGTCGCGACCTCGCCGCGCTCGACAGCCAGGGCCGCGTGACCCGGGTGCACGGTGGTGCGCTGCCGCCCAAGCCGATCGGATACGAGACCCGGGCGACCATCAATTCCGAGGCCAAGGCCGCCATCGCCGTCGGGGTCAGCCGGTTGATCACCGACGGCGAGACCGTCGGGTTGGACATGGGTACCACCTGCCATGCGATCGCCGCCGAACTGGCCAAACGGGACGGTCTCACCATCGTCACCTACTCGATGCACGTGGCGATGGCGTTTCGTCATTCCGGCTCTCGCGCGATCGTGCTGGGCGGTGAAATGACCGATGAGCTCACCCTGGTCAACGGTGGGCTCGTTCAACTGGCCGACAACCTGGTCCTGGACAGTCTCGTCGTCAGTTGCGCCGGGGTGTCCCCCCGGTTCGGGGTGTCCTATTTCGACGCCGCCGAGGTGGAGGTGCGCCGGGTGATGGCCGCCCGCGCCGATCGCCTGATCCTGGCGGCCGACGCCGGGAAGTGGGGGCGACACTCGACGTTCTCACTCGGTCCACTGTCGATGTTCAGTGCGGCGGTCACCGATGCCGTGGTGCCCGAGGAGCTTCGGGAGGCGGGCGGCCCGGACCTCGACCTGGTAGTCGTCGGCTGA
- a CDS encoding DUF397 domain-containing protein, translating into MCTHDRTPVVWRKSSRSFGGTECVEVAAADYAADDHRVLLRDSKLDSSAPMLRSSTDDWRGFIADIKRQRFDH; encoded by the coding sequence ATGTGTACGCATGACCGCACACCAGTGGTGTGGCGCAAAAGCAGTCGCAGTTTCGGGGGAACCGAGTGCGTCGAGGTCGCCGCGGCCGACTACGCCGCGGACGACCATCGAGTGTTGCTCCGTGATTCCAAACTAGACAGCTCTGCGCCGATGCTGCGAAGCAGCACCGATGACTGGCGAGGATTCATCGCCGACATCAAGCGTCAGCGGTTCGACCACTGA
- a CDS encoding CGNR zinc finger domain-containing protein: protein MDFDAYAQTAADLANAELSGLEDLQGFFGDRLWWAQRVTERDLAAFRRVKRKFRDVFVKGAEGDDHTAVDILNGLLEQFPVQPRISGHRGGDWHMHVTGRGSSVASEFIAGAAWGLSAWLCRYKGARFGVCADSRCGNVYLDTSSNRCRRFCSERCATRSHVAAHRARKKEAAAAAV from the coding sequence GTGGACTTCGACGCCTACGCTCAAACCGCCGCCGACCTGGCGAACGCCGAACTGTCTGGCCTGGAGGATCTTCAGGGTTTCTTCGGTGATCGTCTGTGGTGGGCCCAACGAGTCACCGAACGCGACCTGGCCGCTTTTCGCCGGGTGAAACGAAAATTCCGTGATGTATTCGTCAAAGGCGCCGAAGGCGATGATCACACCGCGGTGGACATTCTCAACGGACTGCTGGAGCAGTTCCCGGTGCAGCCGCGCATCTCCGGTCACCGTGGTGGTGATTGGCACATGCACGTGACCGGGCGGGGTTCGTCGGTCGCCTCGGAATTCATCGCCGGCGCCGCATGGGGTCTGTCGGCCTGGTTGTGCCGTTATAAGGGCGCCCGCTTCGGCGTGTGCGCCGATTCACGGTGCGGCAACGTGTATCTGGACACCTCGTCGAATCGGTGCCGCCGGTTCTGCTCGGAGCGGTGCGCGACGCGGTCGCATGTCGCGGCTCACCGGGCCAGGAAGAAGGAGGCCGCCGCCGCGGCGGTGTGA
- a CDS encoding RuBisCO large subunit C-terminal-like domain-containing protein, translating into MSGSGPITCTYYIESDGPPEPAAAMLAGEQSSGTFIKVPTETRRIHDRHAARVTGIEELGDREPSLPSRSGADRVRAAEITVEFPMENVSGDIATLLTTVSGNLFELAHLYGCRLRSLTLPSPFIAAHPGPAFGIEGTRRLLGRPEGPLIGTIVKPNVGLDRDEYRRVVRGLARAGLDLIKDDELMTDPDYLPLADRVRIATEEITAAEQVTGHHVMYAFNISGNLTDLRRRHDLVVAAGGDCVMMNVPAMGLPALEWLRSFAQVPIHGHRAGLAASMRHPALGVDFTAWQQLARLAGADHIHASGLGGKFYETDEQVATNIRSLLRPLGDTIAPLATLSSGQTVHTPSLTHRAVGSLDVLMLAGGGVAAHPAGPAAGVRSLRQAWEAAVAGQDVTAAADRWKSTGDTALAEALAHFPAGS; encoded by the coding sequence ATGTCCGGCTCAGGCCCGATCACGTGCACCTACTACATCGAATCCGACGGTCCCCCCGAACCGGCGGCCGCGATGCTGGCCGGCGAACAGTCCAGCGGCACCTTCATCAAGGTGCCGACCGAGACCCGCCGCATCCACGACCGGCACGCCGCCAGGGTCACCGGGATCGAGGAGCTCGGCGACCGCGAACCCTCACTGCCGTCCCGGTCGGGTGCCGACCGAGTGCGCGCCGCCGAGATCACCGTCGAGTTTCCGATGGAGAACGTCTCCGGCGACATCGCCACCCTGTTGACGACGGTGTCGGGAAACCTGTTCGAACTGGCGCACCTGTACGGCTGCCGACTGCGGTCCCTCACCCTGCCGTCGCCGTTCATCGCCGCGCACCCCGGTCCCGCGTTCGGGATAGAGGGCACCCGGCGACTACTCGGGCGGCCCGAGGGACCACTGATCGGGACCATCGTCAAACCGAACGTGGGGCTCGACCGGGACGAGTACCGGCGGGTCGTGCGCGGGCTGGCGCGGGCCGGGCTGGACCTGATCAAGGACGACGAGTTGATGACCGACCCGGACTACCTGCCGTTGGCCGACCGGGTGCGGATCGCCACCGAAGAGATCACGGCGGCCGAGCAGGTCACCGGGCACCATGTCATGTATGCGTTCAACATCTCCGGCAACCTCACCGACCTGCGGCGACGCCACGATCTGGTCGTCGCCGCGGGCGGTGACTGCGTCATGATGAACGTGCCCGCGATGGGATTGCCGGCCCTCGAATGGCTTCGATCGTTCGCGCAAGTGCCGATCCACGGCCACCGCGCCGGACTGGCGGCGTCGATGCGGCATCCGGCACTGGGCGTCGATTTCACCGCCTGGCAGCAACTGGCCCGGCTGGCCGGAGCCGACCACATTCACGCCAGTGGACTCGGTGGCAAGTTCTACGAAACCGATGAGCAGGTGGCCACCAACATTCGTAGCCTGCTGCGGCCGCTGGGCGACACGATCGCTCCACTGGCGACACTGTCGTCCGGGCAGACGGTGCACACGCCGTCGCTCACACATCGGGCCGTCGGGTCGCTCGACGTGCTCATGCTCGCCGGCGGTGGGGTCGCGGCGCACCCGGCCGGACCGGCTGCGGGGGTGCGCAGTCTGCGACAGGCCTGGGAGGCGGCGGTGGCGGGTCAGGACGTCACGGCCGCCGCCGACCGGTGGAAATCGACCGGTGACACCGCGCTGGCCGAGGCCCTGGCCCACTTCCCGGCGGGGAGTTGA
- a CDS encoding proline dehydrogenase family protein: MLRSIILAAARSARMEKLVATAPISRNIVSRYVAGTATEDALRVSRELVDNGLKVSLDYLGEDTFNTRQAEATRDEYLRLLSSLQADGLTPATEVSVKLSALGQRFDEEMSFRLVDEICSAAEAAGTAVTVDMEDHSVTDITLDAIHQLREKYPSTGAVLQSYLRRTEADCRELSGKGSRVRLCKGAYAEPESVAYQNRLDIDRSYVRCVNALMRGDGYPMLATHDPRLIEIGIDRATWFDRGPHSFEFQMLYGIRPEEQLRLAQDGYQVRVYVPYGDEWYGYLMRRLAERPANVAFFARSLRGKK; this comes from the coding sequence ATGCTGCGATCAATCATTCTCGCCGCTGCGCGCTCGGCTCGGATGGAGAAGCTGGTGGCGACGGCGCCGATCAGCCGAAACATCGTGTCCAGGTATGTCGCTGGCACCGCCACCGAAGACGCCCTGCGGGTCAGCCGCGAGCTGGTCGACAACGGCTTGAAGGTCAGCCTGGACTACTTGGGTGAGGACACGTTCAACACCCGCCAGGCCGAGGCCACGCGTGACGAGTACCTGCGCCTGTTGAGCTCTCTGCAGGCCGACGGACTCACTCCGGCCACCGAGGTCAGCGTGAAACTGTCGGCACTGGGGCAGCGGTTCGACGAGGAGATGTCGTTCCGACTGGTCGACGAGATCTGCTCGGCCGCCGAAGCCGCAGGAACCGCGGTCACCGTCGACATGGAGGATCACTCCGTCACCGACATCACGCTGGACGCGATTCACCAGCTGCGGGAGAAGTACCCCAGCACCGGCGCGGTCTTGCAGTCCTACCTGCGTCGCACCGAGGCCGACTGCCGGGAGCTGTCGGGCAAGGGTTCACGCGTCCGGTTGTGCAAAGGCGCCTATGCCGAACCCGAGTCGGTCGCCTACCAGAACCGGTTGGACATCGACCGCTCCTACGTGCGGTGCGTCAACGCCCTGATGCGCGGCGACGGCTACCCGATGCTGGCGACACACGATCCGCGACTGATCGAGATCGGTATCGACCGCGCGACCTGGTTCGATCGGGGTCCGCACTCCTTCGAGTTCCAGATGCTCTACGGAATCCGGCCCGAGGAACAGCTGCGGCTGGCCCAGGACGGCTACCAGGTTCGGGTGTACGTGCCCTACGGCGACGAGTGGTACGGATATCTGATGCGGCGACTGGCGGAGCGTCCCGCGAACGTGGCGTTCTTCGCTCGGTCGCTGAGGGGGAAGAAGTAG
- a CDS encoding MFS transporter: MRNTPVPTSERPSSMRRVVAASVFGTALETYDLYLYGTAAALVFGPLFFPDSDPTAATLLSLSTFAVSFLARPLGALVFGHFGDRIGRKKMLYVTYLIMGVSTFLIGLLPTFNSIGVLAPVLLVGLRFAQGFGFGGEYSGAVLMLTEHAPAAKRGFYAGLNNIGPVIGFVSSSGLFLLMNSILTEADFLAWGWRIPFLVSILLVVIGLYVRTRVSESPVFEQAQTKAADAKPRVPIAEVLRNNPKQLLLATGANISQFAVFYLFSVYTLSYGVTELGLTRTTILWAVIIAILINLIAIPYASALSDRIGRRKVLTTGFVITIVWAFPFFALFNTGNFILTLVAFMVMMVGYSFVYGPIAAFMSEIFPTAVRFTGSAVAYNLAGILGAAFAPIIATMLMDTYHSSVSISLYIIAITLVSAICVLVGRETRDIDLTADNH, from the coding sequence ATGCGTAATACTCCGGTGCCGACGTCCGAGCGCCCATCGTCGATGCGACGGGTGGTGGCGGCGAGCGTCTTCGGCACCGCGCTCGAGACGTACGACCTTTACCTCTACGGAACCGCGGCCGCGCTGGTGTTCGGTCCGCTGTTCTTCCCCGACTCCGACCCCACCGCCGCCACCCTGTTGTCCCTGTCGACGTTCGCGGTGTCGTTCCTGGCCCGCCCGCTCGGCGCCCTGGTGTTCGGCCACTTCGGCGACCGCATCGGCCGCAAGAAGATGCTGTACGTGACCTACCTGATCATGGGTGTCAGCACCTTCCTGATCGGACTGCTGCCCACCTTCAACTCGATCGGGGTGCTCGCACCCGTCCTGCTGGTCGGGCTGCGGTTCGCTCAGGGATTCGGCTTCGGCGGTGAATACTCCGGCGCCGTCCTCATGCTCACCGAGCACGCCCCCGCCGCCAAACGCGGTTTCTACGCCGGCCTCAACAACATCGGCCCGGTGATCGGATTCGTATCGTCCTCGGGCCTGTTCCTGCTGATGAACTCGATCCTCACCGAAGCCGACTTCCTCGCCTGGGGCTGGCGAATCCCGTTCCTGGTCAGCATCCTGTTGGTCGTCATCGGCCTGTACGTGCGCACCCGGGTCAGCGAATCACCCGTATTCGAGCAGGCCCAGACCAAGGCCGCCGACGCCAAACCCCGAGTCCCCATCGCCGAAGTGCTGCGCAACAACCCCAAGCAGTTGCTGTTGGCCACCGGCGCGAACATCTCGCAGTTCGCGGTGTTCTACCTGTTCTCCGTCTACACCCTCAGCTACGGAGTCACCGAACTCGGCCTGACCCGCACCACCATCCTGTGGGCCGTCATCATCGCGATCCTCATCAACCTGATCGCGATCCCCTACGCCTCCGCCCTGTCCGACCGAATCGGTCGACGCAAAGTGCTCACCACGGGATTCGTCATCACGATCGTGTGGGCGTTTCCGTTCTTCGCGCTGTTCAACACCGGGAACTTCATCCTCACCCTGGTGGCGTTCATGGTCATGATGGTCGGATACTCGTTCGTCTACGGCCCGATCGCGGCGTTCATGAGCGAAATCTTCCCCACGGCGGTCCGGTTCACCGGTTCGGCCGTCGCCTACAACCTGGCCGGAATTCTGGGAGCCGCCTTCGCGCCCATCATCGCGACCATGCTGATGGACACCTACCACAGCTCGGTGTCGATCTCCCTCTACATCATCGCGATCACCCTGGTCTCGGCCATATGTGTCCTGGTCGGACGGGAAACCCGTGACATCGACCTGACCGCCGACAACCACTGA
- a CDS encoding alpha/beta fold hydrolase, translated as MSDDVTHHRLRTGDTTLHVATAGPRDGQPVLLIHGWPQTWLAWRHLIPRLDGYRLVMPDLRGLGDSGRNGAGYDKLSLARDLVGLTEVMELPDTFVVGHDWGGVVAFYTTWLLEQRAKGLAVLDVTIPNDLGSGTDIAQGGKRWHHGFNRSALAERLVIGREREYYGWFYETLGRAPDVIDPETIEAYVDAYRDPECSRAGFELYRAIATDIDNARLVGRHGIGVPVLALGGDSSWGRGDEPLESLSHFATDVTGGSVKDCGHWIPEERPAELATALTEFFTHCDNPGESD; from the coding sequence GTGAGCGACGACGTCACCCACCACCGGCTGCGCACCGGCGACACCACCCTGCACGTGGCCACCGCCGGTCCGCGAGACGGACAACCGGTGCTGCTGATCCACGGCTGGCCACAAACCTGGCTGGCCTGGCGCCACCTGATCCCCCGACTCGACGGATACCGACTGGTCATGCCGGACCTGCGGGGCCTGGGCGATTCCGGCCGGAACGGCGCCGGCTACGACAAGCTCAGCCTGGCCCGCGACCTGGTGGGACTCACCGAGGTCATGGAGCTGCCCGACACCTTCGTCGTCGGGCACGACTGGGGTGGCGTCGTCGCGTTCTACACGACGTGGCTGCTGGAGCAACGGGCCAAGGGCCTGGCGGTTCTGGACGTCACGATCCCCAACGACCTGGGCTCCGGCACCGACATCGCTCAAGGCGGCAAGCGGTGGCACCACGGATTCAACCGCTCCGCACTCGCCGAACGCCTGGTCATCGGGCGGGAACGCGAGTACTACGGCTGGTTCTACGAAACCCTGGGCCGTGCCCCCGACGTCATCGACCCCGAGACCATCGAGGCCTATGTAGACGCCTATCGGGACCCGGAATGCAGCAGGGCCGGTTTCGAGCTGTACCGGGCCATCGCCACCGACATCGACAACGCCCGACTCGTCGGTCGTCACGGCATCGGCGTCCCGGTGCTGGCCTTGGGCGGTGACTCCTCCTGGGGGCGCGGCGACGAACCGCTGGAGTCCCTGTCCCACTTCGCCACCGACGTCACCGGTGGGTCCGTCAAGGACTGTGGACATTGGATCCCCGAGGAGCGTCCCGCCGAACTGGCGACCGCGCTCACCGAGTTCTTCACCCACTGCGACAACCCCGGCGAAAGCGACTAG
- a CDS encoding alcohol dehydrogenase catalytic domain-containing protein: MKAVVKSAAEPGFQVRDNHPDPTIGPEDVLVRVGAASLCGTDRELYEWTASAQAFALELPVVLGHEGAGTVVDVGSSVRHWQVGDRVAFESHLYCGHCHPCRTGSAHTCPRTRILGMHFDGVFAEAVAVPQQLCVRVPAEVPIETAALLESAGVAMHAIQRSGPVAGQSILVNGCGPIGLAITQLGVAMGARVTAVEPNPFRRRTAAEFGAEVAASSTEILDLADASTLARGGFDIAFEVSGVAGVLPPILDSLRHEATVVTIGHPGRPVSVDVARHVNKRGITLRGVFGRRLWDSWEELIPLVASGRVNLDRLVTHRLGLDAVDEAIGLLTGEANKVLLIPR, encoded by the coding sequence ATGAAGGCAGTCGTCAAGTCCGCCGCCGAACCAGGTTTCCAGGTGCGCGACAACCATCCCGATCCCACCATCGGCCCGGAGGACGTCCTCGTCCGCGTCGGCGCGGCGTCCCTGTGCGGCACCGACCGGGAGCTGTACGAGTGGACCGCCTCGGCTCAGGCGTTTGCGCTGGAGCTGCCGGTGGTGCTCGGTCACGAAGGCGCCGGAACCGTCGTCGACGTCGGCAGCTCGGTACGTCATTGGCAGGTCGGAGACCGGGTCGCGTTCGAGAGTCACCTCTACTGCGGACACTGCCATCCCTGCCGCACCGGCAGTGCCCATACCTGTCCCCGCACCCGCATCCTCGGCATGCACTTCGACGGGGTGTTCGCCGAGGCCGTCGCCGTTCCCCAACAACTGTGCGTCCGGGTTCCGGCGGAGGTACCGATCGAGACGGCCGCGCTGCTGGAGTCGGCGGGAGTGGCCATGCACGCGATACAACGATCCGGACCGGTCGCCGGTCAATCCATTCTGGTCAACGGGTGTGGTCCGATCGGGTTGGCGATCACTCAACTCGGGGTCGCGATGGGCGCGCGGGTCACGGCGGTGGAACCCAACCCGTTCCGACGCCGGACCGCCGCCGAATTCGGTGCCGAGGTCGCCGCCTCCAGCACCGAGATCCTCGACCTCGCCGACGCGTCAACCCTCGCGCGCGGCGGATTCGACATCGCCTTCGAGGTCTCCGGGGTCGCCGGTGTCCTGCCGCCGATCCTCGACTCGCTCCGCCATGAGGCCACCGTGGTCACCATCGGACATCCCGGCCGACCCGTCTCCGTCGACGTCGCCCGCCACGTCAACAAACGCGGCATCACCCTGCGGGGTGTCTTCGGTCGACGCCTGTGGGACAGCTGGGAGGAACTCATTCCCCTGGTCGCCTCCGGCCGGGTGAACCTCGACCGGCTGGTGACCCACCGGCTCGGACTGGACGCCGTCGACGAGGCGATCGGCCTCCTCACCGGGGAGGCGAACAAGGTCCTGCTCATCCCGCGATGA